A genomic segment from Gracilinanus agilis isolate LMUSP501 chromosome 1, AgileGrace, whole genome shotgun sequence encodes:
- the LOC123232034 gene encoding ubiquitin-like protein 5, translating to MIEVVCNDRLGKKVRVKCNTDDSIGDLKKLIAAQTGTRWNKIVLKKWYTIFKDHVTLGDYEIHDGMNLELYYQ from the exons ATGATCGAGGTCGTGTGTAACGACCGGCTGGGCAAGAAGGTCCGAGTGAAATGCAA CACTGACGACTCAATAGGAGACCTAAAGAAACTCATCGCGGCTCAAACTGGTACCCGTTGGAACAAGATTGTCTTGAAGAAATG GTACACAATCTTCAAGGACCACGTGACCCTGGGGGATT ATGAGATCCATGATGGAATGAACCTGGAACTTTATTACCAGTAG